A stretch of Saccharothrix texasensis DNA encodes these proteins:
- a CDS encoding transposase domain-containing protein → MTAQRRRALPHRRGIFLLAMCLFPEVGHRLVWQKPIGGLAGLAVAEPSAKALRDLRRRLGGAPMRRLFEVLSGPLAHPRTPGVRFGPYRRPHNPH, encoded by the coding sequence CTGACGGCACAGCGCCGTCGGGCCCTTCCTCATCGCCGTGGGATCTTCCTGTTGGCGATGTGCCTGTTCCCCGAGGTCGGCCACCGACTGGTCTGGCAGAAACCGATCGGAGGACTGGCCGGTCTCGCGGTGGCCGAGCCGTCGGCGAAAGCCTTGCGGGATCTGCGCCGCAGACTCGGCGGCGCGCCGATGCGCCGCCTGTTCGAGGTGCTGTCCGGGCCACTGGCACACCCCCGTACCCCCGGTGTGCGGTTCGGGCCCTACCGCCGCCCGCACAACCCGCACTGA
- a CDS encoding VOC family protein, translating into MPMTLLNHVGVTVPDIDAAFAWYRDVLGLYPHRPPEEVVDDGSHFGNLVTNLFGPRLHGMRIAHLTASDGLGVELFEFTDPATEAAEETFAYWRTGIFHFCLTVEDVTATAAAIAAAGGKQLSGVWRLFHNKDYEVVYTQDPWGTVIELCNRPYTAVWANHEPPINA; encoded by the coding sequence ATGCCCATGACCCTGCTCAACCACGTCGGTGTCACCGTTCCCGACATCGACGCGGCGTTCGCGTGGTACCGGGACGTGCTCGGTCTGTACCCCCACCGACCGCCGGAGGAGGTGGTCGACGACGGTTCCCACTTCGGCAACCTCGTCACCAACCTGTTCGGCCCGCGGCTGCACGGCATGCGCATCGCCCACCTGACCGCCTCTGACGGCCTGGGCGTGGAACTGTTCGAGTTCACCGACCCGGCCACCGAGGCCGCCGAGGAGACGTTCGCTTACTGGCGCACCGGCATCTTCCACTTCTGCCTGACCGTGGAGGACGTCACGGCCACCGCGGCGGCCATCGCGGCAGCCGGGGGCAAGCAGCTCAGCGGCGTGTGGCGCCTGTTCCACAACAAGGACTACGAAGTCGTCTACACCCAGGACCCCTGGGGCACGGTCATCGAGCTGTGCAACCGTCCCTACACCGCGGTCTGGGCCAACCACGAGCCTCCGATCAACGCCTGA
- a CDS encoding MFS transporter, with product MVDTTERTRARAALPLLGLLAFTLAGFIAIMTETLPAGLLPQISRGLGVSEGLAGQLLTLYAIGSVVAAVPVIAATRGWNRRPLLLLAIGGLLVFNALTALSTDYVLTLASRFVAGMAAGVVWGLLAGYARRMVAPQVQGRAVAIVGVGQPIALSLGVPLGAWLGSLADWRGVFWLMSGVALVLMIWIRVAVPDFPGQQAGARKPIREVFTMPGIRPILAVILLWILGHNVLYTYIAPFVAEHGLGGQVPLMLLLFGVAAVVGIWISGVLVDRRLRLVTLASLAAFAVSAVVLAAGTAWTPLIYVGVALWGLTFGGAPTLLQTAIADAGGDSADVAQSMLVTIFNLAVAGGGALGGVLLERVGPDSFPWTLLVMALAALAIVWSARSHGFPSGHRVTTG from the coding sequence ATGGTCGACACGACCGAGCGAACGCGGGCACGGGCGGCACTGCCGCTGCTCGGGCTGCTGGCGTTCACCCTGGCGGGCTTCATCGCGATCATGACCGAGACGCTCCCGGCCGGGCTGCTGCCGCAGATCAGCAGAGGGCTCGGGGTATCGGAGGGATTGGCGGGCCAGCTCCTGACGCTGTACGCGATCGGCTCGGTCGTGGCGGCCGTCCCGGTCATCGCCGCCACCCGCGGCTGGAACCGGCGGCCGTTGCTGCTACTGGCGATCGGCGGGCTGCTGGTGTTCAACGCCCTCACGGCGCTGTCCACCGACTACGTGCTCACCCTGGCCTCGCGGTTCGTCGCCGGCATGGCGGCGGGTGTGGTGTGGGGCCTGCTCGCCGGGTACGCGCGCCGCATGGTCGCACCGCAGGTGCAGGGCCGCGCGGTGGCGATCGTGGGCGTCGGCCAGCCCATCGCGCTGTCCCTGGGCGTGCCGCTGGGCGCGTGGTTGGGGTCGCTGGCGGACTGGCGCGGCGTGTTCTGGCTGATGTCCGGGGTCGCGCTGGTGCTGATGATCTGGATCCGCGTGGCCGTGCCGGACTTCCCCGGCCAGCAGGCAGGTGCCCGCAAGCCGATCCGCGAGGTGTTCACCATGCCGGGCATCCGGCCGATCCTGGCCGTGATCCTGCTGTGGATCCTCGGCCACAACGTGCTCTACACCTACATCGCACCGTTCGTGGCCGAGCACGGCCTGGGCGGTCAGGTCCCGCTGATGCTGCTGCTGTTCGGGGTGGCCGCGGTGGTGGGCATCTGGATCTCCGGCGTGCTCGTGGACCGGCGGCTGCGCCTGGTCACGCTCGCCTCGTTGGCGGCGTTCGCCGTGTCGGCGGTCGTCCTGGCCGCCGGTACCGCGTGGACACCGCTGATCTACGTCGGCGTGGCCCTGTGGGGCTTGACGTTCGGCGGCGCGCCGACGCTGCTGCAGACCGCCATCGCCGACGCGGGCGGCGACTCCGCCGACGTGGCGCAGTCCATGCTGGTGACGATCTTCAACCTCGCCGTCGCCGGCGGTGGCGCGCTCGGAGGCGTGCTGCTCGAACGCGTCGGCCCGGACTCGTTCCCGTGGACCTTGCTGGTGATGGCACTGGCCGCGCTGGCGATCGTCTGGTCGGCCCGCTCCCACGGCTTCCCCTCGGGCCACCGCGTCACCACCGGTTGA
- a CDS encoding amino acid adenylation domain-containing protein, producing MSSSNQKTGTIGDLPALRPTLPEMLLHQTATRPDDLAVIADDQALTFAELTGRAAHLAERLRSAGAGPDDLVGLYLSPSTGQVTATWGVLLAGAAYVPLAPDYPEDRVSYMIADSRPAAIVTELALRAELADLLPHDIPVITLDDTTTATAPPPRVRPAESDAAYVIYTSGTTGRPKGVVVEHGAIANQMLWLRDEMGIDPSRTILRKTPVSFDAAQWETLALAVGTRVVVGAPGVHRDPSGLIESIIEHDVTDLQCVPTLLQALVDDELFERCTSLRAVFSGGEALSKKLAARFGQVLPDCRLVNLYGPTECTINASSHVVAARSLEGEQPSVPIGRPVAGTTFHVLDAQHAPVGDGVVGELHIGGVQLARGYLDRPEETEARFAHVRIDGTAHRLYRTGDLVTRDADGVFHFVGRVDNQVKLRGHRIELDEVRVAIENHDWVKNAAVLVRPDERTDSQHLVACVELNPREAALMDQGNHGAHHQSKKGRVQVRAQLANLGLRDDDPGATAFPLPGKYGTAAQRRRAFARKTYRFFDGGPLTASDLLGLLRHDVDPDRPSTRVEDVDPARLGAVLRNFGQFHSDQRILPKYAYASPGALYATQLYVEVAGIPGLPSGIHYHHPIRHELVLVAPVEEPAGEPRLRVHLLGKRSAIEAVYRNNVLEVLRIEAGHMLGLFDEVLPEEGLGLGATTFDPAVPRLLHASEDHHYLGGYDVVPFAERVAPGPLDIYVQAHPDRIADLAAGQYRYEDGELRRISDALVQRKHVIAINQQVYDRADVGISLISRSDGPATAYVDLGRRLQRLQLNPFGIGFMSSGYSSETGNDLPSARRITSVLRESGLPSGPSYFFLGGRVSQEQIASEGMKEDAVHTMGPAEMIKQDIAKFLPRHMIPGRVVVLDELPHTANGKVDIRALETSPQVVAGQAERVVVAPRTPAEHQVAAAWAKVMKTDDVSVLDDFFESGGNSLLAVLLVQEVNRSANVTLPIQLIFDEPTVEGLARRVDRIAEEAVSRLVALQPKGSGRPVVCWPGLGGYPMNLKPLARAMGADRPFYGVQAAGINPGEEPDGTVADMARHDVALIKQVQPTGPYTLWGYSFGARVAFEAAYQLEQRGDTVDQLVLIAPGSPVQRERPVDGVGPYGDPAFVRLLYSVFAGRLAGADADECVTRVRGEADFVDFVSARFAGLDHDTIRRIVTIVRLSYSFRYTFEEMLHRRVQAPITILKVRGDDYSFLEEAVDSLPRPPAVVELDFDHYSVLRSPDVERLAAVIHDHTRTPEEEIHMPHVSIKHFPVQLSSEKQDRLVDAISTAVQQAFGVDSDAISIAMEPVRASDWKAEVYEPEIEGRRHLLAKTPRY from the coding sequence ATGAGTTCGAGCAACCAGAAGACCGGCACGATCGGCGACTTACCCGCGCTCCGGCCCACCCTGCCGGAGATGCTTCTGCACCAGACCGCGACCCGACCCGACGACCTCGCCGTCATCGCGGACGACCAGGCCCTGACCTTCGCCGAGTTGACGGGACGCGCCGCCCACCTGGCCGAACGGCTGCGCTCGGCCGGAGCCGGCCCCGACGATCTCGTCGGCCTCTACCTCTCACCGTCCACCGGGCAGGTGACCGCGACCTGGGGTGTCCTCCTCGCGGGCGCCGCCTACGTGCCGCTGGCGCCGGACTACCCCGAGGACCGCGTCTCGTACATGATCGCCGACTCGCGGCCGGCCGCGATCGTCACCGAGCTCGCGCTGCGCGCCGAGCTGGCGGACCTGCTGCCGCACGACATCCCGGTGATCACGCTGGACGACACGACGACCGCGACCGCGCCGCCGCCGCGGGTCCGCCCGGCGGAGTCCGACGCCGCTTACGTCATCTACACCTCCGGCACCACCGGCCGGCCCAAGGGCGTGGTGGTCGAGCACGGCGCCATCGCCAACCAGATGCTCTGGCTGCGGGACGAGATGGGGATCGACCCGAGCCGCACGATCCTGCGCAAGACGCCCGTCAGCTTCGACGCCGCCCAGTGGGAGACGCTCGCGCTCGCCGTGGGCACCCGGGTCGTCGTCGGCGCGCCGGGGGTGCACCGCGACCCGTCCGGCCTGATCGAGTCGATCATCGAGCACGATGTGACCGACCTCCAGTGCGTGCCGACGCTGTTGCAGGCGTTGGTGGACGACGAGCTGTTCGAGCGCTGCACGTCGCTGCGCGCCGTGTTCAGCGGTGGCGAGGCGTTGTCGAAGAAGCTCGCGGCCCGGTTCGGCCAGGTGCTGCCCGACTGCCGCCTGGTCAACCTGTACGGCCCGACCGAGTGCACGATCAACGCCTCCTCGCACGTGGTCGCCGCGCGCAGCCTGGAGGGCGAGCAGCCCTCCGTCCCGATCGGCCGACCGGTCGCCGGCACCACGTTCCACGTCCTGGACGCGCAGCACGCGCCCGTCGGTGACGGCGTGGTCGGCGAGCTGCACATCGGCGGCGTCCAGCTCGCCCGCGGCTATCTCGACCGCCCCGAGGAGACCGAGGCGCGGTTCGCGCACGTGAGGATCGACGGGACGGCGCACCGGCTGTACCGCACCGGTGACCTGGTCACCCGCGACGCCGACGGCGTGTTCCACTTCGTCGGGCGCGTCGACAACCAGGTCAAGCTGCGCGGCCACCGCATCGAGCTGGACGAGGTCCGGGTCGCGATCGAGAACCACGACTGGGTGAAGAACGCGGCGGTCCTGGTCCGGCCCGACGAACGCACGGACTCGCAGCACCTCGTGGCGTGCGTGGAGCTGAACCCGCGTGAAGCGGCCCTGATGGACCAGGGCAACCACGGCGCGCACCACCAGTCCAAGAAGGGCCGCGTGCAGGTCCGCGCCCAGTTGGCCAACCTGGGGCTCCGCGACGACGACCCGGGCGCGACCGCCTTCCCGCTGCCCGGCAAGTACGGCACGGCGGCGCAGCGGCGACGCGCGTTCGCGCGCAAGACCTACCGCTTCTTCGACGGTGGGCCGCTGACCGCGTCCGACCTGCTCGGCCTGCTCCGCCACGACGTGGACCCCGACCGGCCGTCCACCCGGGTCGAGGACGTGGACCCGGCTCGGCTCGGCGCGGTCCTGCGCAACTTCGGCCAGTTCCACAGCGACCAGCGCATCCTGCCCAAGTACGCTTACGCCTCGCCGGGTGCGCTGTACGCCACCCAGCTGTACGTGGAGGTCGCGGGTATTCCCGGCCTGCCGTCCGGCATCCACTACCACCACCCGATCCGGCACGAGCTGGTGCTCGTCGCCCCGGTCGAGGAGCCCGCGGGCGAGCCGCGGCTGCGCGTGCACCTGCTGGGCAAGCGGTCGGCGATCGAGGCGGTCTACCGCAACAACGTGCTGGAGGTGCTGCGGATCGAGGCCGGGCACATGCTTGGGCTGTTCGACGAGGTCCTGCCCGAGGAGGGGCTGGGGCTCGGCGCGACCACGTTCGACCCGGCCGTGCCGCGCCTGCTCCACGCCTCCGAGGACCACCACTACCTGGGCGGCTACGACGTGGTGCCCTTCGCCGAACGGGTCGCCCCCGGCCCGCTCGACATCTACGTGCAGGCGCACCCCGACCGGATCGCCGACCTGGCGGCCGGGCAGTACCGCTACGAAGACGGTGAACTGCGCCGGATCTCCGACGCGCTGGTGCAGCGCAAGCACGTGATCGCCATCAACCAGCAGGTCTACGACCGGGCGGACGTGGGCATTTCGCTGATCAGCCGGTCCGATGGCCCCGCGACGGCCTACGTGGACCTGGGCCGGCGGCTGCAACGGTTGCAGCTCAACCCGTTCGGCATCGGCTTCATGTCCTCCGGCTACAGCTCGGAGACCGGCAACGACCTGCCTTCGGCCCGCCGGATCACCTCGGTGCTGCGCGAAAGCGGCTTGCCGTCCGGCCCGTCGTACTTCTTCCTCGGCGGCCGGGTCAGCCAGGAGCAGATCGCCTCCGAGGGCATGAAGGAGGACGCCGTCCACACGATGGGCCCGGCCGAGATGATCAAGCAGGACATCGCCAAGTTCCTGCCGCGCCACATGATCCCGGGCCGGGTGGTCGTCCTCGACGAGCTGCCGCACACCGCCAACGGCAAGGTCGACATCCGCGCTCTGGAGACGTCCCCGCAGGTGGTGGCCGGCCAGGCGGAACGGGTCGTGGTCGCGCCGCGCACACCGGCCGAGCACCAGGTCGCCGCGGCCTGGGCGAAGGTGATGAAGACCGATGACGTGTCGGTGCTGGACGATTTCTTCGAGTCCGGCGGCAACTCGCTGCTGGCGGTGCTGCTCGTGCAGGAGGTCAACCGGTCGGCGAACGTGACGCTGCCGATCCAGCTGATCTTCGACGAGCCGACGGTCGAGGGCCTGGCTCGGCGGGTGGACCGCATCGCCGAGGAGGCCGTGTCACGCCTGGTCGCGCTCCAGCCGAAGGGCTCCGGCCGGCCGGTGGTGTGCTGGCCGGGCCTGGGCGGCTACCCGATGAACCTCAAGCCGCTGGCCCGCGCCATGGGCGCCGACCGGCCGTTCTACGGGGTGCAGGCGGCCGGGATCAACCCCGGCGAGGAGCCGGACGGGACGGTCGCCGACATGGCGCGCCACGACGTCGCGCTGATCAAGCAGGTGCAACCGACCGGCCCCTACACGCTGTGGGGGTACTCGTTCGGCGCGCGGGTCGCCTTCGAAGCGGCGTACCAGCTGGAGCAGCGCGGTGACACCGTCGACCAGCTGGTGCTGATCGCACCCGGTTCGCCGGTCCAGCGCGAGCGGCCGGTCGACGGGGTCGGGCCGTACGGCGACCCGGCGTTCGTGCGGCTGCTCTACTCCGTGTTCGCGGGCAGGCTCGCCGGCGCCGACGCCGACGAGTGCGTCACCCGGGTCCGCGGCGAGGCCGACTTCGTCGACTTCGTCTCCGCGCGGTTCGCGGGCCTCGACCACGACACCATCCGGCGGATCGTCACCATCGTCCGCCTGTCCTACAGCTTCCGCTACACCTTCGAGGAGATGCTCCACCGGCGGGTCCAGGCGCCGATCACGATCCTCAAGGTCCGGGGCGACGACTACTCGTTCCTCGAGGAAGCGGTCGACTCGCTGCCCCGGCCGCCGGCGGTCGTGGAGCTCGACTTCGACCACTACAGCGTCCTGCGCTCGCCCGACGTGGAACGGCTGGCCGCCGTCATCCACGACCACACCCGCACGCCGGAGGAGGAGATCCACATGCCGCACGTCAGCATCAAGCACTTCCCCGTGCAGCTCAGCAGCGAGAAGCAGGACCGACTGGTCGACGCCATCAGCACCGCGGTGCAGCAGGCGTTCGGCGTCGACAGCGACGCGATCTCCATAGCCATGGAGCCCGTGCGCGCCTCGGACTGGAAGGCGGAGGTCTACGAACCCGAGATCGAGGGTCGTCGGCACCTGCTGGCCAAGACACCCCGGTACTGA
- a CDS encoding maleate cis-trans isomerase family protein, translating into MIIPSTNTSCQPEMDALRVPGVTNHVARMFIHDDSMEEKPGFDHVMHSIRSSTEPAIRAVVTCAPDHLVIAVSPESYWEGPESHGRILKSMRSIGGGLPVTMSPDAIKAALDCYGDVRRIAVITPYLPLGDDPVSRFFTDSGYEVVNITGLGCTSPAQIAHVSEARLRQAVREVDGPDVQAIVQVGTNVAMARVATAAEAWLDKPVLSNNVALYWHALRQGGVHDSITGFGSLLERHLHLPERTNGTTPTNPHLTYSTTGIAGR; encoded by the coding sequence GTGATCATCCCGTCCACCAACACGTCCTGCCAGCCGGAGATGGACGCGCTGCGCGTGCCCGGTGTGACCAACCACGTCGCGCGCATGTTCATCCACGACGACTCCATGGAAGAGAAGCCGGGCTTCGACCACGTGATGCACAGCATCCGGTCGTCCACCGAGCCCGCGATCCGCGCCGTCGTCACGTGCGCACCGGACCACCTGGTCATCGCCGTGTCGCCGGAGAGCTACTGGGAGGGCCCCGAGAGCCACGGCCGCATCCTGAAGTCGATGCGGTCGATCGGCGGCGGCCTGCCGGTCACCATGAGCCCGGACGCCATCAAGGCGGCCCTCGACTGTTACGGCGACGTGCGCCGCATCGCCGTCATCACGCCGTACCTGCCCCTGGGCGACGACCCCGTGTCCCGGTTCTTCACCGACAGCGGGTACGAGGTCGTCAACATCACCGGCCTGGGATGCACGAGCCCCGCGCAGATCGCCCACGTCTCCGAGGCGCGCCTGCGCCAAGCGGTGCGCGAGGTCGACGGACCCGACGTGCAGGCGATCGTCCAGGTCGGCACGAACGTCGCCATGGCCCGCGTCGCGACGGCCGCCGAGGCGTGGCTGGACAAGCCGGTGCTCTCCAACAACGTGGCCCTGTACTGGCACGCCTTGCGCCAAGGCGGCGTGCACGACTCGATCACGGGCTTCGGCAGCCTGCTGGAACGGCACCTCCATCTGCCGGAGCGCACCAACGGCACCACCCCCACCAACCCGCACTTAACGTACTCGACCACAGGAATCGCAGGGCGATGA
- a CDS encoding FAD-dependent oxidoreductase produces MGNLTRRAVLAGAGAALAGTAVSPHLSGAAPAAADPVHTVRPHDPRYPQLVTGNNQRFVAAPEYFRMLRSPADAEQAVRQAVETGKRVSVRSGGHCFADLVCHPEAQVVLDLSGMHGVGYDPAMRAFAVEPGARLLNVYEDLFTGWGVTIPGGMCWSVGAGGHVAGGGYGLLSRAHGLVVDHLHAVEVVVVDREGRVRTVVATRDPKDPHHDLWWAHTGGGGGNFGVVTRYWFRSPDAQGADPAGQLVRPPSTVLVRAVSFPWEDLGEREFTRLLANFGRWHEEHSAPDAPQRKLSSVFNVCHRAHGSLDIFIQVDGDAPEAQRILDDYLGRLTDGTGLTPKTMRKGSGDLAAMPELGEAQRLPWLNAARLVGLNNPTITHPSLRGAHKSALLRKGFTDAQLSTMYRHLTSAEYANPNTMIVLFSYGGRVNSVAPGATAAAQRSSIFKMLFQTFWGDASGDRAGLGWTRGIYEEFFADTGGVPVPNGRYEGCYVNYPDTDLKDPARNRSGVPWHDLFYGANHRRLQEVKRRWDPTDYFRHSLSIQPR; encoded by the coding sequence ATGGGCAATTTGACCCGTCGTGCCGTGCTCGCCGGCGCCGGTGCCGCGCTGGCCGGCACGGCCGTGTCGCCGCACTTATCCGGCGCGGCGCCGGCCGCCGCCGACCCCGTCCACACGGTGCGCCCCCACGACCCCCGCTACCCGCAACTGGTCACCGGCAACAACCAGCGGTTCGTCGCCGCACCCGAGTACTTCCGGATGCTCCGCTCCCCCGCCGACGCCGAGCAGGCCGTGCGGCAGGCCGTCGAGACCGGCAAGCGGGTCTCCGTGCGCAGCGGCGGGCACTGCTTCGCCGACCTCGTGTGCCACCCGGAGGCGCAGGTCGTGCTGGACCTGTCCGGGATGCACGGCGTGGGCTACGACCCGGCGATGCGCGCGTTCGCGGTCGAACCGGGCGCCCGCCTGCTCAACGTCTACGAGGACCTGTTCACCGGCTGGGGCGTCACGATCCCCGGCGGCATGTGCTGGAGCGTCGGCGCGGGCGGGCACGTGGCCGGTGGCGGCTACGGCCTGCTCTCCCGGGCGCACGGCCTGGTGGTGGACCACCTGCACGCCGTCGAGGTCGTCGTGGTCGACCGGGAGGGCCGCGTCCGGACCGTGGTCGCCACCCGGGACCCGAAGGACCCCCACCACGACCTGTGGTGGGCCCACACCGGTGGCGGCGGCGGCAACTTCGGTGTCGTGACCCGCTACTGGTTCCGCTCACCCGACGCCCAGGGCGCCGACCCGGCCGGGCAGCTCGTGCGCCCGCCGTCGACGGTCCTGGTTCGCGCGGTGTCCTTCCCGTGGGAGGACCTCGGCGAGCGCGAGTTCACCCGCCTGCTGGCCAACTTCGGCCGCTGGCACGAGGAGCACAGTGCGCCCGACGCGCCGCAGCGCAAACTGAGCAGCGTGTTCAACGTCTGCCACCGGGCGCACGGCTCGTTGGACATCTTCATCCAGGTCGACGGCGACGCGCCGGAGGCGCAGCGGATCCTGGACGACTACCTGGGGCGGCTCACCGACGGCACCGGCCTCACCCCGAAGACCATGCGGAAGGGATCCGGCGACCTGGCCGCGATGCCGGAGCTCGGCGAGGCGCAACGCCTGCCGTGGCTCAACGCCGCACGGCTGGTGGGCTTGAACAACCCGACCATCACCCATCCCTCACTACGCGGTGCGCACAAGTCCGCGTTGTTGCGCAAGGGTTTCACCGACGCGCAACTGTCCACGATGTACCGGCACCTCACCTCGGCCGAGTACGCCAACCCGAACACGATGATCGTGCTGTTCTCCTACGGCGGCCGGGTGAACTCCGTCGCGCCCGGCGCCACCGCCGCCGCGCAGCGCTCCTCGATCTTCAAGATGCTCTTCCAGACCTTCTGGGGCGACGCGTCCGGCGACCGTGCCGGGCTCGGCTGGACCCGCGGCATCTACGAGGAGTTCTTCGCCGACACCGGCGGCGTGCCGGTGCCGAACGGCCGGTACGAGGGCTGCTACGTCAACTACCCCGACACCGACCTGAAGGACCCGGCGCGCAACCGCTCCGGCGTCCCGTGGCACGACCTGTTCTACGGCGCGAACCACCGACGCCTGCAAGAGGTCAAGCGCCGGTGGGACCCGACCGACTACTTCCGGCACTCACTGTCGATCCAACCGCGATAG